The genomic window gGGAACTAAATCTAtagcacagtcatagggacgatgcggaggaagagaagcagcttgggacttactgaacacttccttcaggtCTAGATACTCCGCGGGCACGTTTGACAGATCCGCAGCCTTTTCCTGTAACACAGAAGCAGACACAGAAGAACAAGCAGACTCAAGACAAGACTTATGACACTGAGTGCTCCATTCCAGGACGGTGTGCTGACGCCAGTCCACCTTGGGGTTGTGTTGTGTGAGCCAGGGGTGTCCGAGAACAATAGGGGCCAGGGGTGAATCCATGAGAAGGAATGGAATAGACTCAGTATGATTGCCAGAAGTGATGAGGGTAATGGATGTGGTGGTGAGTGTTATGTTGGGTAGATCCTGACCATTGAGAGCGTTGACAGAAATCTGTTTCGTGAGAGGAATGATGGGTAACTGAAAGCGATGTGCAAACTGTGTGTCCATGAAATTACCTTCAGCCCCCGAATCCAGTAGAGCGTGACAGGTGAGCGTGTGTGTGGCCCACCTCAGTCTAACCAGGAGAAGAGTGGATGGTGAGGACTTTTCAGCGGAGATCCCACCCGATAGTAGCCTCAACGTTACTACCGGGCTCGATCTTTTACCGGGCAGGTGTTCAAGAAATGCCCAGCCCCTCCACAGTAAATGCACAGTCCTTGGGACCTCCGCcgctctctctcctcccgggaaagccgagctctcccCACCTGCATGGGTTCCGGATCGAAAGAGGGGCCGACCGTGTCTCTGTTGTTGACTCCGCGAGCCTCCGCATCCCGGAATGCGAAGTCGGAACGAGAAAGATTCTCCAGACGGTTGATTCGGGCATCCACCCGTAGTGCAAGATCAATCAGTCCATTAAGACTCTGAGGTAAATCCAAAACGTAGATCTCCTTTTGTACACGGTCGGCCAACCCATGCAGGAAGatgtcccactgcgcctcctcgttccagtTGCACTCCGCCGCCAGTGTTCGGAACTCGATAGAATAATCCGCCACCGTGCGATCTCCTTGCTTGAGTCCCGCCAAACGTCGGGCTGCATCCTTTCCTGAGACCGCACGGTCAAACACTCTCTTCATTTCAGCGGCGAGTGTCTGGAACGAGGAACAGCACGGATCTTgattctcccacaccgccgttccccacAGAGCTGCCTGCCCAGTGAGCAAGGTTAACACAAACGCCACCTTGGACTCCTCCCTTTCGAAGGTGCGTGGCTGTAGAGAAAAATACAGAGAACACTTGTTCAGAAAGGCTCTGCAAAAACTCAGCTCACCGGCATAGGTCTGAGGTGTAGGTAAGCGTGGTTCAGGTTGATCTCCTTGCGTGGGTTGTGGAGGGGGAACGGGCAGTGTGGGCGGCGCAGCGGGACCTCGAAGTTCTTGTAGCTGTTgggagagctcggacacctgtgTCACCAATGCCTGCACGGCGCGTCCGGTAGAGGAAATGCTCTCCTGCTGCTGATCCATCCGTGCAATGCTGTGGTTGATAAACTCCGTTAATGCTGCTGAACTTGCTGCATCCATGTTgttggtcagatcgttctgtcacgggAAATAAAGAGGGATGCAAGTGCAAGTCAAAATATCTCATTTATTTGAGCTTCACGGCAGAAAGTCAGatgacaaacacacagacagcaggagagcGGCGACACAGGGACTTTGGTGGGCCGCGGTGAGATGATCGTGGTGAAGTCCGTGGGAGTGAATCAGAAGTGAATTATTCAACGATGAAACAGTAATCCAGAGTGAAGACACAACGAAACAACTCCAAACGGAAGCACACACGAGGAACCCAGGACACAGAACAGGGAACTccaacaacgatctgacaaacacgagacgaaagacaagggaATAAATAGGCAGTCCAGACTGAACACAGCTGCCGTTGATCAGCAATCcgcggcgacgcccacatgaaacaattaacatgacagcacaacataaacacagacCACAGAACGAGACTGCGGATCTTCAACCGTGAcatatatagcgcttttcacaatacatattgtttcaaagcagcttcacagtgacaatagAAAAATTCTTATTGAGCTAAagttttgattgaatcacttccgttgtaaaaattgttaattattactttaggggctgcttaaatgacacctttcctactgaaaactgtatacctttaatgcattcttgccattcatttacatgtttagtctataggtttgtaagctgtatttttttttttttgagttgtcCTCACCTCCACAGGTTTTTATTGACTTTTATTGACTTGATGAGTCCTGTTTGGattacattaaagggatagttcacccaaaaatgaaaattactccatgatttactcaccctcaagctagtcttgtgtagccagaccttcagactgacggcagaaggtctggactcaatcgcagctttcattggccaaggaccgcccAAGAGAACATTTGACTTACATGTAAGGCAACCAataacagtttgttttgttccgcgtcatgtttaggggcgtgaaatgtaaagtcaatgtccctacaataacagactggtgtgcatctaataaattattaatttaagaaTGTTGTggaagtttactgcaacaatggagctgTAAAcatcacatacttttgaaattccagcatttagttgatcctggttagcgctcattgtcacagttgtaaacatgatGGCGTTCTTCTTCCAcgagggggtttggcatcatGCATTTTGTTTCTAGGTGGACCGTTAAAGAATGTGACAGGCACATCTCCcagacatcctgtagaattcaaccaaccagatgacgactttgaaactcctgaagtgtttccagttaagtgtgccatatgcatcagacgttcagccaatggccaatcttctttcagatgaacacaatcagagatatatttaaaaatatccttaggcctccaagatttataatggttgtAATTAGCTGCCCAAATTTTAAAGGACAAAAAAACTGCACCTATTCATAAAAAttcatacgactccaggggatTCATTAGAAGACTATGGTTTAGTTCAtgtgtacttaaccgatcttctatcgccctacaatccttcacgctctttaagatcacaaaactctggacttctggttgtacctaggatagctaagtccaccaaaggagggagagcgtttccACATTTGGCTccaaaactctggaatagccttcctgataatatTCGGGGCttagactcgctcacccagtataaatctatattaaagacgcatctctttagccaagcattcacataatgcatctcatatcagaacaattgcacatgactatctttgcttaaagttatgaacagcagctacgctaattattctccatttgcttttctgttttacctcgggacacccgtcccgaggtgactagagaggacatcagcttcagtttggatccagcctcttaagaagacctcagatgaccaacacctatgaagagacgacgccaactcctgcgaggacttcagaagacgcaatcatctgcgtctatcaacatgcacattcacaATTTCtgtatatcctaattattgttaatatgtaattcatttttccaggagctcattgcttttaccttcagttaaactgctaacagtgattgtaaatgaATTGCCTACATTATTTGCTaaatgcattctttaaattgtaatgttgacatgcattctctgtaaagctgctttgaaacgatatgtatcgtgaaaagtgctatacaaacaaatgtgaattgaattgaattaatgaaggccttctgaagagaatccatgcatttgtgtaagacaaatatccttatttaaaactttagaaAGTAAAATGATGAGCTTCCAGCTCGACAGCCATACACATTCGATGTACGTCCAAAAAGCGTTAACTTCCATGACGTACCATGACATTCTACACTATGCCATGACATACTACGCTATAACGTGTagttgtgttcgtctgaaagaagatagtcatatacacctaagatggcgTGAGGGTGactaaatcatgggataattttcatttttggttgaccCTTTAATAGAGATTTGGAAGAGAGTGACAACTGTATAACCAAAATGACTGCCTGAGATTTACAGGAGTAAGAACCAAATTATATGAGCAAGTTTAGCTAATGTGTGGTTATTGTGTACCATGTGAACTGAACCACAATAGTTTCGTACTGCATATGAAAGGAGGAGTGAAAGGCTCAAAGCAGCTGAAATACTGAATGCCTGAAATGCTGAATACTGTAGAATAAAGATGCAACACTAAGTCCTGATATTTACTATATTTACTAATCATTTACTAATTTACTATGTTTACTAATCATAATTTGTCagttcttttaaaaagattCTGACATGCCATAATGCATCTAAAATCTGCTTCTCCAATTCAAGCTTCCTTTTATTCCGGCTTCATTGGAAGGTAAAGGCAGGTATGTGCGAGTTCTATCCTTCATGCTGACCAGGCAGCCATCCAAGGTAACCCCAGGAACTCTCCCGTTACTCTTTAATTCTACTGTAATATACTGAGTGCTGGTGAAAATAAACGTCCTCTTCCTCTTCTGGCTTCAGCAGGAACAACTAAGGTCACCTTGAGAAAACATCTTCCTCTTAACTTCCATGTCAACTCACCTTTCCAAATGCGATGTTTgggaagaaaaaacaaaaaaacaaaaaaacagttgtggTGCTTGGATTGATACTTTGGAGGGGTTGACTCACAGATCACCTTGTATACCTGCAAATGTTAATGTTCTTCAAGAACTCCAAGGCATTTAAATCACAGTAAAGCCCTGAGTTCATTGTCAAGAGCAAATCTAATCTTGGATTGTAACTGTTTGTTACATAGAGCTACCTAATCTAGAGTTCAATCTTGTAGTCacaatttatgaaaaaaaagaaaagaaaaaagaaagaaagaaactgtAGTTCCACCTCACTTAGACCAAATTAAGGACACATCTTTTTATGGAAAATCCACGTCTGTAAGTGATTAATGTCAAAACATGAGCCACAACAGTGCACAAAGCAATATGTGTATAGAAATCATTTAGTAATATAGCATAATGTATATCATTATGTAGGAATTAGGGGGAGATAAAAATTCTTTACAATTACTTGTTTCTCAACATAAACAAAACTGTTTCAACTTCAGTGCAATGTCATGAGTTTGGCAGTTATGAATGGAGCTGATTCATGACGGGCCAGCACACACTGCTTATAAGCgtataattacaataatatggTGTGCTTTTTTATATGCAGAAAATATCCAAAACAGTCAAAAGTTATCATGTGTCTAAGTGGTTCAGTGAACATGAATTGCTTTCTCAGACATGAGCCCATGTATTTGGGATCCAGTGAGTCTCTGTTTCTATCTTTTTGAGTTCGTCTCTCAGCTCAGTGAATGCCATGGCCAGATCGTCATTGATAATCACTTTCTCAAACAAGTGGCCATATTTATACTCCATGGCTTGGGCAGTGGTAATCATGTCCTGGAAGTCCTCCTCCTGCAAAAAACGAATAAAGGGACATCCATGAGgataatattactgtattttaaatataacacTTAGTTCCAGTCCTCAAATTTTATTGAGCTACATCCCAAAAGTCCTGATATTTATGTGGTGCAATCATGTCAgaattatcataattatgagatgacAAGTTTGCGCTCTAAAAGGTTGTGAACGCTTTTACAAGTCAGAATCTCATCTGATGTGGGTTAAAGGgatcaacaaaacaaaataatacaaatataatgcTGATGCTTTTTATATCATCACCATGACTGACATTTGCAGACTGCATGCCAGAAGGCTTAGATTCCACAGCCTACAGATGGTACATTTAGGTAAGATACCAAGCTTTGGAGTGTTTTCCTTGTTTTGGTCAAACTAGTGAAAGGAATTCCTTAAGTTTTAATTTATGTTCTCTTACGTATATAGTCATCTTGAAGCAGTTAGAAAAACAGCCATGAGAGTAAAGTTACTTATACAGTTCAGTGTATTTAAGTGGTCCTGTTAAATTCATTCAGGTCAACGGTCAGTGTGAGAAATGTTCTTCCTCAGCTATGATATTGTCCACTATTTTTAACAGtgaaaagacatttttacacatCACCCAAAGCTGCAGATGGTCTGAAAGAACACATCTTGCCTATAAATGTCTTTCCGTGCCTCAAAAGGTATTTCACTTTGCGgtttatgaattataaaaaTGATGTGACATTATACGTCACACTGAACTGGCTTGGATTGGAGTAAGTAAAGTGTAGAAGACAGTAACGATGAGTTATTCCACTAAATCATGAACACAAGCAATATCCAAATGTGTCTTGTTAAGGTCAGTGCTCAGTGCAGTCATATAGGACACGTGTGTCTTTGGTTAATATGGAAAGATGAGCAACACATTTGCACCCAGGAGCTTGGTAGTTTGTAAAACAACATCCAGGTGTGAGAGAGATGACCCAAGTCTTTTATAAGACCCTGGGGTAGACTTAGGTGCTCATGCTCACAGCATGACACAGATGGGTCTCAGTGGGGTTACCAGCAAACTTTCTGCCCCAAGCCTGAAAAATCCTCAGACAGTTGGGAGCGTAAGAAGACAAACCTGTGTGTGCTCATGGGGCACACCTGCAGCCCACCCTGGAGAGATTTTTTAAAAGGGGCCCTTGCCAAAGAGGTGCATTAAATGCCAAAGAAGCTAAGTACGGTCAAGACGACGGGTCAGGTCAGACCTTGTCCATCTCTGCTGTGTACTGAACTGCTGTAGGAAGGTCATGCATTGAGAATTCTCCTTTTCCATTTTTGATCCCACAagtgtttttaaagggttagttcacccaaaaatgaaaattatgtcatttaatgactcaccctcatgtcgttacaaacccgtaagacctccgttcatcttcagaacacagtttaagatattttagatttagtccgagagctttctgtccctccattgaaaatgtatgtaacgtatactgtccatgtccagaaaagtaataaaaacatcatcaaagtagtccatgtgacatcagtgggttagttagaattttttgaagcatagaaaatacattttggtccaaaaataacaaaaactacgactttattcagcattgtcttctcttccggaatccttttcattgaattgattccactgaattgattccattgaatcctttcatctgtcggtgtTGGTAATGCatttttacgtcgccgtggttgtttttggcgattaggacatccgcaacattttgaagcatcgaaaatacattttggtccaaaaataacaaaaactatgactttattcagcattgtattctcttacaggtctgttgtcaattcgtgttcacgactccgcttcttctccttcttttttcctgttttacggcggttggtatccagcttattggtgcattaccgcccccttctgctccggagtgtggttcacgactccgcagtgacgctgctgatgtaagacgctgctgacgtgttatccggtgcacctgagcttcgtttacagtctgagggagacgcacgctgtattcaagctactctacattgtttgtattttggtattgctatattttttaaaatggtgcgtaagtgtgcatgtcgtgaatgtcctaatcgccaaaaacaaccacggcgacataaaagtgcattaccaacgccgacagatgaaaggattcaatggaatcaattcaatggaatcaattcaacggaaaggattccggaagagaatacaatgctgaataaagtcgtagtttttgttatttttggaccaaaatgtattttctatgcttcaaaaaattctaactaacccactgatgtcacatggactactttgatgatgtttttattacttttctggacatggacagtatacgttacatacattttcaatggagggacagaaagctctcggactaaatctaaaatatcttaaactgtgttccaaagatgaacggaggtcttacgggtttggaacgacatgtgggtgagtcattaatgacataattttcatttttggatgaactaaccctttaacctctatgtacttactataaaaatacttttaatgaGGATAAACATAATCAGACAGCAAAAAACTTCTATAGAACAACCATGATAAACAAACACTATAGAGATGACAAGAAACTATTATATCTCTTACCGTAAAGAATTTTGTGGCTGTTTGCTTATTCTGACTTGCCAGGACTTTTGCTTTTCTTCTGCTCAGTCTTAAGCGCTCTATTGATGGAGGCTTCACAAATACAACATAGGGTTTAAACTCGGAGGAATAAAGGGCTGCTATAGTCTGTTAGAGAATGGAGAACAAAACAGTGAAAAAATTACAGTGAGCTAAATGGCAACATAAGAGtccttttattcaaaataatacaGATAATCAATCGTTGCCTAGAATGAATGTGTCCATGCTATTCAACTGTTTCATTTCAAACCATTTTCTATGGTATGGAACACTAGACACATTTCCAAAATCCTGCACAAGTCCTTTAGCATCACCCATGCATAAATTCAAATATATGCCCACATAGTGGGTTCGTTAATACAGTGAGAATGTTTTCTATAAATGTTATAAGCTGATGAAAAATAATCAGACCACAGGAAATGTACCAACTAGAGTGGAGCTGACAGAAGCTCCCCGTCCAGAATGACATAATTCCTGCCCTTGAGTCTATGCTCCAAAGTCAACAAATATGACATGTAATATAGGACTCCTTGGCACTCGTTCACTCTGTTTATCCCTGtttctctcttttcctctttCGCTTACGCTTCTGGAGAGAGGCACAAATTGTGGTATTTGTATCATATACTGCATGTGTGGTTCtttaataatatgaaataaaatccaTTAAAAAATATGTCCTGAAAGGGGCCGCTGTTGTCGAAGATCCCTGTGCGCAGATACCTGATCCAGTGCTTCTTGGCACTCACACACCCTGCCATTCATGAATGATGTTTTACTCACATGAGGTTCCACATCCAACAGGCAGACCTTGCTCTCCGCCATGACCCTGCGCACCGAATCCAAACTCATACCATAGTAGTTCCCTTTATGTTCACCATACTCCAAAAATCTAGGTGAAACATAGGGGAAATATGGGGAAAAtagacatttttattatttaaagccCTAATAATTTAAACTCCTTTACATGCCTGTTTTGAATAAAAAGTTATGAAAATATCTTATAAATAATAAGATGAACCTAAAccttttgaaaataaatgacaatttgGAGCATTCAAATATATATGAGAAATATGACTCAACTTGCAAACAGTTTATTCACCAACATGAATGTTGGTGAATAAACTGTTTACAAGTTCAGTGTGCAGTCATATTTCTCATATATATTTGGACTTATCCCTCCTGACTGGCACCTCAGACGGCAGTGCGTTTGTTTCCTCTTTTATAATTTGGAGCATTCAAATATAAATCTCCAGGTGATGCATTCCAATTTGCTGTTATACattagcatgttttttttttcttaatttcaaAACGTCGTTGCCAACACAGTGCAGTATCATCCATTTTCTGTGCTGTTTGAAAGTGGTAAACACTTAACTACCATTCAATGTGTTTGTAGCAAAAGGGTGGATTAATGGTACGTGTCAC from Megalobrama amblycephala isolate DHTTF-2021 linkage group LG17, ASM1881202v1, whole genome shotgun sequence includes these protein-coding regions:
- the LOC125251229 gene encoding MAGUK p55 subfamily member 7-like, producing MSQQVRQKMGEAHAGIHFPIYQEVLPHQRKPEEPYRLVLLTGPSGVGVTELKRRILLSDPEHFSVTVPYTTRERKKQDREGVEYHFVSKHTFEKDILNHKFLEYGEHKGNYYGMSLDSVRRVMAESKVCLLDVEPHTIAALYSSEFKPYVVFVKPPSIERLRLSRRKAKVLASQNKQTATKFFTEEDFQDMITTAQAMEYKYGHLFEKVIINDDLAMAFTELRDELKKIETETHWIPNTWAHV